Proteins encoded together in one Thalassotalea crassostreae window:
- a CDS encoding glycoside hydrolase family 2 TIM barrel-domain containing protein encodes MKIKSNTLNLWLVLLSMLMSCTSLAVEEWRDPEVFRINKEPARSFFFSYDNKAALQSDAPWQQSNHQLLNGQWKFNWVDHPSKRAKDFYQTNFNDNNWGEFPVPANWELNGFGTPFYHSHACFDNEILLPKQDIPYNPVGSYRKVFNVPNDWKNKQVFVHFGAVKSAFYIWVNGKKVGYSQDSKTDAEFDITPYLKQGDNLLALEVYRYSDGSYFECQDMWRVSGIERDVYLYTTPKVAVRDFHAFTSLDDNYKNGVLKFDADIDNRSKNTSEEQKLKVDIFDKNKKLILSKDLTVKQLSPGQKTNVSFSTQVNNPALWSAEQPNLYDIQLTLANKQQKTSQYIGRKIGFRSTEYKNGNFLVNGQPVLFKGVNRHEHDPKTGHVITKESMIEDVKMMKSFNINAVRMSHYPNDSYMYDLADKYGLYVMDEANIESHGLGAANQGSYNPKKHIVNDPIWKAAYLDRVSNMYERSKNNASVIMRSIGNESGDGPNLEATYDWLKAKEASPVISEQAQLRRHTDAYGQMYAPLPDIIRYAETQHDERPVILIEYEHAMGNSLGNFQEYWDAFEKYDRLQGGFIWDWVDQTIEKEAPDGTIFQAYGGDLEPEGTPNSDSFCANGLVFADRTPYPYLWEVKKVQQNISIEALDLAQGKIIVRNKYYFKDLSNYQLNWRLLENGEVIEQGNVRTLSAKPGKKEYITLDFKTPLSNQDEYFFNVDITLNNSEGLLEKGHIVAQEQLALPYQVANAKPPQQTPLEIENLKNKVTFSGADFTMDVDKTTGLITSINYYGKEFLKGPTHPEFWRAPVYNDLEMVDYEKNMSVWQHAGKNSKLNSIQVERISSNYAQIQVELALDAIESRYFMTYHVYGSGEVKVDNWFYAAPHKEYGDLPRIGNLFELDTSFDKLTYYGRGPHENYDDRKSSAFVGLYETNVDALYVPYVRPSENGYRTDVRHVSFIDNQGQGITFSGINNSGSNKKGVIGFGAEFFNTDDYDASKSDHVRRNLHPFELIKNDRIFVNIDYRQRGVGGTDSWGSEPLDNYILPWLDYRFSYSFKPYQEHK; translated from the coding sequence ATGAAAATAAAAAGTAATACATTAAATTTATGGTTAGTTTTATTATCAATGCTAATGTCGTGTACAAGTTTGGCAGTGGAAGAGTGGCGAGACCCTGAAGTATTTAGAATAAATAAAGAACCTGCGAGGAGTTTTTTTTTCAGCTACGATAATAAAGCTGCGCTACAAAGCGATGCACCATGGCAACAAAGTAACCATCAATTACTTAATGGACAGTGGAAGTTTAATTGGGTTGATCACCCTAGTAAAAGAGCTAAGGATTTTTATCAAACTAATTTTAATGACAATAACTGGGGTGAGTTTCCAGTACCCGCTAATTGGGAATTAAACGGATTTGGTACACCGTTTTATCATAGCCATGCGTGTTTCGATAATGAAATACTATTACCTAAACAAGATATACCGTACAACCCTGTAGGTTCTTATCGTAAAGTATTTAACGTCCCAAATGATTGGAAGAATAAACAAGTTTTTGTTCATTTTGGAGCAGTAAAGTCAGCATTTTATATATGGGTCAACGGCAAAAAGGTCGGCTATTCTCAAGATTCTAAAACTGATGCTGAATTTGATATTACCCCTTACCTCAAGCAAGGAGATAATTTACTTGCACTTGAGGTGTATCGGTATTCTGATGGATCATATTTTGAATGCCAAGATATGTGGCGTGTAAGTGGTATTGAACGAGACGTATATTTATACACTACGCCTAAAGTTGCTGTCAGAGACTTTCATGCTTTCACTAGCTTGGATGATAACTACAAAAATGGTGTTTTAAAGTTCGATGCTGACATAGATAACCGTTCAAAAAACACCTCTGAAGAGCAAAAATTAAAGGTAGATATTTTTGATAAGAATAAAAAACTTATTTTATCTAAGGACCTTACTGTAAAACAGTTAAGCCCTGGTCAAAAAACCAATGTAAGTTTCAGTACTCAAGTCAACAATCCGGCTTTGTGGAGTGCAGAACAACCTAACTTATACGACATCCAGCTAACCTTAGCTAATAAACAACAAAAAACATCACAGTATATAGGGCGAAAAATTGGATTTCGTTCCACTGAATATAAAAATGGTAACTTTTTAGTTAATGGTCAGCCAGTATTATTCAAAGGAGTTAATCGGCATGAACATGACCCAAAAACAGGGCATGTAATAACTAAAGAGTCTATGATTGAAGATGTTAAAATGATGAAGTCATTTAACATAAATGCAGTTCGAATGTCCCATTACCCCAATGATTCCTATATGTATGACTTAGCTGATAAGTATGGGTTATATGTTATGGATGAAGCCAATATAGAATCTCATGGATTAGGGGCAGCCAATCAAGGGTCTTATAACCCAAAAAAACACATTGTAAACGATCCAATCTGGAAAGCTGCCTACTTAGATAGAGTTTCTAATATGTATGAGCGTAGCAAAAATAACGCTTCTGTTATTATGCGCTCTATAGGAAATGAATCAGGTGATGGGCCAAATTTAGAAGCGACATACGACTGGCTTAAAGCTAAAGAGGCATCACCAGTTATATCTGAGCAGGCACAACTTAGGCGCCATACGGATGCTTATGGACAAATGTATGCACCATTACCCGATATTATCCGTTACGCAGAAACGCAACATGATGAGCGACCAGTAATACTTATTGAATATGAACATGCAATGGGTAATTCACTCGGAAATTTTCAAGAGTATTGGGATGCGTTTGAAAAATATGACCGATTACAAGGCGGTTTTATCTGGGACTGGGTAGATCAAACTATTGAAAAAGAAGCTCCTGATGGCACCATATTCCAAGCTTATGGCGGAGACTTAGAACCCGAAGGTACACCGAACAGTGACAGCTTTTGTGCCAATGGTTTAGTCTTTGCTGATCGCACTCCTTACCCATACTTATGGGAAGTAAAAAAGGTTCAACAAAACATTTCGATAGAAGCTCTTGATTTAGCACAAGGTAAAATTATCGTTCGCAATAAATATTACTTTAAAGATCTAAGCAATTATCAATTAAATTGGCGTTTATTGGAAAATGGCGAAGTTATTGAACAAGGAAATGTTAGAACACTTTCGGCTAAACCAGGCAAGAAGGAGTATATAACATTAGATTTTAAAACTCCGTTAAGCAATCAAGATGAGTATTTTTTTAATGTCGATATAACCCTTAACAATTCCGAAGGTTTACTTGAAAAAGGCCATATAGTTGCACAGGAACAACTTGCTCTACCGTATCAAGTTGCTAATGCTAAACCACCTCAACAAACACCTTTAGAGATAGAGAATCTTAAAAATAAAGTGACGTTTTCCGGGGCAGACTTTACCATGGACGTAGATAAAACTACTGGCCTAATCACCTCTATTAATTACTATGGGAAAGAGTTCTTAAAAGGCCCTACACATCCAGAATTTTGGAGAGCACCGGTTTATAATGATCTAGAGATGGTTGACTATGAAAAAAATATGTCTGTGTGGCAACACGCAGGGAAAAATAGCAAACTAAACTCAATTCAGGTCGAAAGAATATCTTCTAATTATGCCCAGATACAAGTAGAACTTGCATTAGACGCTATCGAAAGCAGATATTTCATGACCTATCATGTATATGGTTCAGGCGAAGTAAAAGTTGATAATTGGTTTTATGCAGCCCCACATAAAGAATATGGTGATTTGCCTAGAATAGGAAACTTATTTGAACTTGATACTAGCTTTGACAAGTTAACCTATTATGGTCGAGGACCCCATGAAAATTACGATGATAGAAAGTCTTCAGCCTTTGTCGGTTTATATGAAACCAATGTTGATGCTTTGTATGTTCCCTATGTTCGTCCTTCGGAGAATGGTTATCGTACCGATGTTAGGCACGTTTCTTTTATAGATAATCAAGGTCAAGGAATCACATTTTCTGGTATTAATAATTCTGGTTCAAATAAAAAAGGAGTCATTGGTTTTGGTGCTGAATTTTTTAATACAGATGATTACGATGCTTCTAAAAGCGATCATGTTCGAAGAAATTTACATCCCTTTGAACTTATTAAAAATGATCGTATTTTTGTGAATATAGATTACAGGCAGCGAGGGGTTGGAGGAACTGATTCTTGGGGTTCTGAGCCACTTGATAACTATATTTTACCTTGGTTAGACTACCGTTTTTCGTATTCATTTAAACCTTATCAGGAACATAAGTAA
- a CDS encoding alpha/beta hydrolase, which yields MTYYVIKALRFSMNGVALVLRYISLVAFFSFSAIFVSAAHQEISLYGTEKMPYSKPNELKEYEADCWGATCIYQVVNPTLTIFKPTTASNGAAVLILPGGGYQTEAIYHEGYEIAKILSSKGILAAVLKYRLPNPLSATKPELVPITDLRKALSLLREQHQELKINPNNIGVMGFSAGSHLATVASVNLSQVAEENPNFSLLIYGVTRLNNENKKWLQDSLYHRPLTSQEIAENTLLKRISPHTPPAFLVHAMDDEICHYLESTLYAQALHSKNIPVEIHLFPTGGHGFGAGNIEDGTDQWLALASNWINRLRN from the coding sequence ATGACATATTATGTGATAAAAGCTCTACGTTTTTCAATGAATGGAGTAGCTTTAGTTCTTCGATATATTTCGCTTGTTGCGTTCTTTAGCTTTTCTGCAATATTTGTATCTGCTGCGCATCAAGAAATTAGTTTATATGGCACAGAGAAAATGCCCTATAGCAAGCCAAATGAACTAAAGGAATATGAAGCTGACTGTTGGGGAGCAACCTGTATCTATCAGGTTGTAAACCCTACTTTAACTATTTTTAAACCAACTACGGCCTCAAATGGTGCCGCAGTGTTGATTTTACCCGGAGGGGGTTATCAAACAGAAGCGATTTATCATGAAGGATATGAAATAGCGAAAATATTATCATCTAAAGGGATACTCGCGGCTGTGTTAAAGTATCGTTTACCTAATCCTCTATCAGCAACTAAACCTGAGCTAGTTCCTATAACAGATCTCAGAAAAGCTTTGTCATTACTGAGAGAACAACATCAAGAGCTAAAAATAAATCCTAATAATATTGGTGTTATGGGGTTTTCTGCAGGCAGTCATCTAGCAACGGTTGCGAGTGTAAATTTATCGCAAGTAGCGGAAGAAAATCCAAATTTTTCATTATTAATATATGGTGTGACTCGTTTAAATAATGAAAATAAAAAATGGTTGCAAGACAGCTTGTATCATCGACCACTCACTTCTCAAGAAATTGCTGAAAACACTTTATTAAAACGAATATCCCCTCATACTCCCCCTGCTTTTCTAGTTCATGCAATGGATGATGAAATATGCCACTATTTAGAGTCAACTTTGTATGCACAAGCCTTACATAGCAAAAATATTCCTGTTGAAATTCATTTATTCCCAACCGGTGGGCATGGATTTGGTGCAGGTAATATTGAAGATGGTACAGATCAATGGTTAGCACTCGCTAGTAATTGGATAAACCGTTTAAGAAACTAA
- a CDS encoding PKD domain-containing protein, with translation MKINKLRKSAAFVIFCGLSSLCSAQSIDPSDENIQYTGRWNFDNPSAPKVTWHGSKLLFRFSGTSASVDIDAGTRSPYGVEWKEQYRVVIDGVPSDDLIYMDPGRATYTLANNLPLGEHTIELFKETTYSYKSASTIYGIDVDGTLLAPPARPNLRIEFFGDSNMDGTSNYSEQDSGDSGGYYAYPAMASRMLNAEMNLQAVGGATLDKSGQGGDNDVRSFIFSEDYINQDINYRSGFDPHVIVVNAGANDVGAGKEEIKNRYKDVITDLRSVYGNTPHIVLMNAYGWDLNEPANYSHEVVSEVGGNLSALKYPWMWEQFHGSMWDHSGQAHMLAQHIASLNPLWSIQSNNEIVNAFTNNGDVANGSFEYVAPFGGYGWRYYDDPGVERVYDPAGAADGNYYLRLSADNQSRGVHQATDATGDLIPGATQGGETYTLTAKLRGTSPGAKAKFETHFQGQELWTHKTEDGSPYPYQVTSIDVTTQWQEYTHTFSASAGVWQLYNYLYATQGSVEFDDIVLTVNNVSPPQNQQPTASFTVSSNNLTANFTSTSSDSDGNIESHYWDFGDGNNSDVENPSYSYASPGSYTVELTVTDNEGSSDSSSQVVAVSETTGNEVTMDIWSASLNRKGRLTVQLNWSNALGNNVEIVRNGSVIATTANDGTFKDVSSNMASGTYTYQVCELGGGSCSAEQSVNL, from the coding sequence ATGAAAATAAATAAACTTCGGAAAAGTGCTGCTTTTGTTATTTTTTGCGGACTAAGCAGTCTCTGTAGTGCTCAATCTATAGACCCCTCAGATGAAAATATTCAATATACTGGTCGCTGGAATTTTGATAACCCTTCAGCACCAAAAGTTACTTGGCATGGTTCCAAACTCTTATTTAGATTCAGCGGAACTAGTGCAAGTGTTGATATTGATGCAGGAACACGCAGTCCTTATGGTGTTGAATGGAAAGAGCAGTATAGGGTAGTAATCGATGGCGTGCCTAGTGATGACTTAATTTATATGGATCCAGGCCGCGCTACTTATACACTTGCTAATAATTTGCCTCTAGGTGAACACACTATTGAGTTGTTTAAAGAGACTACTTATTCTTATAAGTCAGCTAGTACTATTTATGGTATCGATGTTGATGGAACGTTGCTTGCTCCTCCGGCTCGACCAAACCTTCGAATAGAGTTTTTTGGTGATTCGAATATGGATGGCACTTCTAATTACAGTGAACAAGATTCGGGCGATTCAGGTGGTTACTATGCCTATCCGGCCATGGCGAGTCGAATGTTAAATGCAGAAATGAATTTACAAGCGGTAGGAGGGGCTACCCTTGATAAATCAGGGCAGGGTGGAGATAATGATGTTCGCTCATTTATCTTTTCTGAAGACTATATAAATCAAGATATTAATTATAGAAGTGGATTTGACCCTCATGTAATTGTTGTTAATGCTGGTGCGAATGACGTTGGCGCTGGTAAAGAAGAAATAAAAAACAGATATAAAGATGTTATTACTGACTTACGTTCGGTTTATGGCAACACACCTCATATCGTATTAATGAATGCATACGGCTGGGATTTAAATGAACCAGCTAATTATAGTCATGAAGTAGTCTCTGAAGTTGGTGGAAATTTATCGGCTTTAAAATACCCCTGGATGTGGGAACAATTTCACGGTTCGATGTGGGATCACAGTGGGCAAGCACATATGTTAGCACAGCATATAGCTTCACTTAATCCATTATGGTCGATTCAAAGCAATAATGAAATTGTAAATGCTTTTACTAATAATGGAGATGTGGCAAACGGGAGTTTTGAATATGTTGCTCCATTTGGTGGTTACGGATGGCGTTATTATGACGATCCTGGTGTGGAGCGAGTATACGATCCTGCAGGTGCTGCAGATGGTAATTATTATCTGCGTCTTTCTGCGGATAATCAATCACGAGGGGTTCATCAGGCGACTGATGCAACAGGAGATTTAATACCGGGAGCAACACAAGGTGGTGAAACTTATACTTTGACTGCTAAATTACGTGGTACATCACCCGGTGCAAAAGCAAAATTTGAAACACACTTCCAAGGGCAAGAGCTTTGGACCCACAAAACTGAAGATGGTAGCCCATACCCATATCAAGTCACTAGTATAGATGTAACAACACAATGGCAAGAATATACACATACATTTTCTGCAAGCGCAGGGGTTTGGCAGTTGTATAATTATCTATATGCAACACAAGGCTCTGTAGAATTTGATGATATTGTATTAACGGTCAACAATGTTTCACCTCCACAAAATCAACAGCCCACTGCGAGCTTTACCGTAAGTTCGAATAATTTAACGGCTAACTTTACGAGCACAAGCTCTGACAGCGATGGTAATATTGAAAGTCACTATTGGGATTTTGGTGATGGTAATAACTCGGATGTTGAAAACCCTAGCTACAGCTATGCATCTCCAGGGAGTTATACTGTTGAATTGACTGTAACCGATAATGAAGGAAGCTCTGATAGTTCAAGTCAAGTTGTGGCTGTATCAGAGACTACTGGTAACGAAGTTACTATGGATATTTGGTCAGCCTCCTTAAATAGGAAAGGTCGTTTAACTGTGCAACTTAATTGGAGTAATGCATTAGGCAACAATGTGGAGATAGTAAGAAATGGAAGTGTGATTGCTACTACCGCAAATGATGGCACCTTTAAGGATGTTTCATCTAATATGGCAAGTGGCACTTATACATATCAAGTCTGTGAACTAGGTGGTGGGAGTTGTTCGGCTGAGCAGTCAGTGAACTTATAA
- a CDS encoding PEP-CTERM sorting domain-containing protein codes for MNKFTVKGFLFSLIFGLSFVANATLVSLVENGDFEDVDVQDGSWQWFAAGAVGWSGDNVEIWDSLFPGVEAFSGEQHAELNAHPYNGTQWVLEQTLTGLTDGDIYDFGFAYRARSNTSESFRFEIIGSESSVNLLLDDHTTTQWEQVNSSFKVVGTEATIRFSSIQPGSGTVGNLLDAVYVNASEGGSGTSQPVPEPSTLLIFSLALIGLNWRRVSASLQRK; via the coding sequence ATGAATAAGTTTACAGTTAAAGGGTTTCTTTTCTCTTTAATATTTGGCCTAAGCTTTGTTGCAAATGCAACCTTGGTCAGTCTAGTCGAAAATGGTGACTTTGAAGATGTGGATGTTCAAGATGGCTCTTGGCAATGGTTTGCTGCAGGTGCAGTTGGCTGGTCTGGTGATAATGTTGAAATTTGGGATTCATTATTTCCTGGTGTTGAAGCATTTAGCGGTGAACAACATGCTGAATTGAATGCTCATCCATACAATGGTACTCAATGGGTCTTAGAGCAAACACTTACAGGTTTAACTGACGGTGATATTTATGACTTCGGTTTTGCCTATAGAGCAAGAAGTAATACTAGTGAATCATTTCGATTTGAAATTATTGGTTCAGAAAGCAGCGTGAATTTATTACTGGATGATCACACTACAACACAGTGGGAACAAGTAAATAGCAGTTTTAAAGTTGTAGGAACTGAAGCGACAATTCGTTTTTCTTCTATTCAACCAGGTTCTGGTACCGTTGGTAACTTGTTAGATGCTGTTTATGTAAACGCAAGTGAAGGTGGCAGTGGGACTTCACAACCAGTTCCTGAGCCGAGTACATTATTAATATTCTCATTGGCTTTGATAGGGTTAAACTGGCGCCGTGTGTCAGCTAGCTTACAAAGAAAATAA
- a CDS encoding endo-1,4-beta-xylanase, whose product MIKALTMKKSLSVMCLGFALSCMQIGVSSATDEVEIKSPDGRRLKDIAADKYPENFYIGATIQYNELFGPKGKLLNSEFSYITPANIYKQSHIHSAPGKWRWEKPDNWIAIAKENNQLVRIHGPISPQVSRWAKSDDRTALELEANLIEFMQALAARYNNEPHVKWFDVVNETITEEGTWFGPKPGVTEWENPWTKMGFITDNIPKQFPLLNKLGVPKYIVRSFIEANKYAPNLKMVINQHRMTTPESIALMKELVMYLRYLGLRVDAIGWQAHFREEYVKFSDPKSKELETFDQLIKWSHANNFEFHVTENNIHLKKNAAYNEELVAQSYANLIQILLNNRKTGVVSWNAWTITDGPHFRNKTTITTGLWDEHYQPRKAYYEVQKVLENSK is encoded by the coding sequence ATGATTAAAGCTTTAACAATGAAAAAAAGTTTGTCTGTAATGTGTCTTGGTTTTGCGCTTAGTTGCATGCAGATTGGCGTTAGTAGTGCAACTGATGAAGTGGAAATAAAATCTCCCGATGGCAGACGATTAAAAGACATTGCCGCCGATAAGTACCCAGAGAATTTTTATATAGGCGCGACCATTCAATATAACGAATTATTTGGGCCAAAGGGAAAATTACTTAATAGTGAATTTAGTTATATAACACCTGCCAATATCTATAAGCAGTCACACATCCATTCTGCTCCTGGCAAATGGCGTTGGGAAAAGCCAGATAATTGGATTGCTATCGCAAAAGAGAATAATCAGTTAGTTCGTATCCATGGGCCAATCAGTCCACAAGTATCTCGTTGGGCAAAAAGTGATGATAGAACAGCGTTAGAATTAGAAGCCAATTTAATTGAGTTTATGCAAGCTTTAGCGGCTCGTTATAACAATGAACCACACGTTAAATGGTTTGACGTCGTTAATGAAACAATTACCGAAGAAGGGACGTGGTTCGGTCCTAAACCTGGAGTCACTGAATGGGAAAATCCATGGACTAAAATGGGTTTCATCACTGACAATATACCAAAACAATTTCCACTGCTAAATAAACTTGGTGTGCCGAAATACATTGTACGCTCGTTTATTGAAGCTAATAAATACGCGCCAAATTTAAAAATGGTAATTAACCAACATCGCATGACGACACCGGAATCTATCGCGTTAATGAAAGAGTTGGTGATGTATCTTCGTTACTTAGGATTGCGAGTAGATGCAATTGGCTGGCAAGCCCATTTTAGGGAAGAGTATGTTAAGTTTTCTGACCCTAAAAGCAAAGAATTGGAAACATTTGACCAATTAATAAAATGGTCTCACGCCAATAACTTTGAATTTCATGTGACCGAAAACAATATTCACCTGAAGAAAAACGCAGCATATAACGAAGAGCTTGTTGCTCAGTCGTATGCCAACCTTATACAAATATTATTGAATAATAGAAAGACGGGTGTTGTATCTTGGAATGCTTGGACCATCACTGATGGTCCGCATTTTCGCAATAAAACCACTATTACAACCGGCCTTTGGGATGAACATTATCAACCAAGAAAAGCTTATTACGAAGTTCAAAAAGTGTTAGAGAATAGTAAGTAG
- the fucP gene encoding L-fucose:H+ symporter permease has protein sequence MSSSLKKSKVDNNDEACLSSNFTLVILTSLFFMWGLVACLNDILIPHLKNVFDLNYTQAMLVQFCFFSAYFIVSVPAGNIVKKIGYKSGIITGLCIAGIGCLTFYPAATTQSYSIFLLALFILASGITFLQVSANPYVTLLGPVKTASSRLTLTQAFNALGTTIAPFIGGAFILASVALGVEEIAKLPVVEQTAIKAQQANSVKDPYLIIAAILFVLAFIFVALKLPNLHRSDTSDNANEEVKKLSLFKTPHLLLGATGIFLYVGAEVAIGSLIINFLAQDNIVGFSEVKAANYVAYYWGGAMVGRFIGAAIMRYIDASKILTFNALMAAALVLTAVIAQGHIAMWAILAVGLFNSIMFPTIFTLGIKDLGNNTSKGSGIMCLAIAGGAIVPMIQGVFADLIGIQLAFIVPVFCYIYIVFYGVKGASIRLG, from the coding sequence ATGTCCTCCTCGCTAAAAAAAAGCAAAGTTGATAATAATGATGAAGCTTGCCTAAGTTCAAACTTCACGTTAGTTATTTTGACGTCGCTATTTTTTATGTGGGGGCTAGTGGCATGTTTAAATGACATCTTAATTCCGCATTTAAAAAACGTATTCGATCTGAATTATACCCAGGCTATGTTAGTACAGTTTTGCTTTTTTAGTGCCTACTTTATCGTTTCAGTGCCTGCTGGAAATATTGTAAAAAAAATAGGTTATAAGTCAGGGATAATCACTGGTTTATGTATTGCAGGAATAGGTTGTCTAACCTTTTATCCTGCGGCGACAACGCAGTCATATTCTATTTTTTTACTTGCGCTATTTATTCTCGCTTCTGGTATAACATTTTTACAAGTTTCGGCTAATCCATATGTCACCTTACTTGGCCCAGTTAAAACCGCCTCAAGTCGATTAACGTTGACGCAGGCATTTAATGCTCTAGGTACTACAATTGCACCTTTTATAGGAGGTGCGTTTATTTTGGCGTCAGTAGCGCTTGGTGTGGAAGAAATTGCCAAACTGCCAGTGGTAGAGCAAACTGCAATAAAAGCGCAGCAGGCAAATTCGGTAAAGGATCCTTATTTAATCATTGCTGCTATTCTATTCGTTTTAGCATTTATCTTTGTCGCTCTAAAACTGCCTAATTTACATCGAAGTGATACTAGCGATAACGCTAACGAAGAAGTAAAAAAATTATCATTATTTAAAACACCACACCTTTTGTTAGGTGCGACTGGCATATTTTTATATGTTGGTGCAGAAGTTGCCATTGGCAGTCTAATTATAAATTTCTTAGCTCAAGATAATATTGTCGGCTTTAGTGAAGTAAAAGCTGCGAACTACGTTGCCTATTATTGGGGGGGAGCCATGGTTGGGCGGTTTATTGGTGCGGCGATTATGCGCTATATAGATGCTAGTAAGATTTTAACTTTTAACGCATTGATGGCGGCTGCTCTTGTATTAACAGCAGTTATTGCTCAAGGCCATATTGCTATGTGGGCTATTTTAGCGGTGGGCTTATTTAATTCAATTATGTTCCCTACAATATTTACCTTGGGAATTAAAGACTTGGGAAATAACACCAGTAAAGGTTCGGGTATTATGTGCCTTGCCATCGCTGGAGGAGCTATAGTACCAATGATCCAAGGCGTATTTGCTGACCTTATTGGCATTCAGTTAGCATTTATCGTCCCAGTATTTTGTTATATATATATCGTATTTTATGGCGTGAAAGGAGCGAGCATAAGGCTCGGGTAA
- a CDS encoding LacI family DNA-binding transcriptional regulator produces MNSKITIRDVASLANVSVKTVSRVLNNEPNVRIAMQERVNAAVKELNFKPNPQARGLRGNKSFILTLIYSNPNPDYILEVQKGILDQGHEDGYNLQILPCDHTSENLIEMVTSFLEGSPQDGVILTLPLSDNQQIIELLESKNIPYTRISPLNSESNSPFVGSDDQKAAYDMTRHLISLGHTDIAFIKGHPDHSDTHKRLLGYKQALNEYGINANEQFIKQGYFTFESGEYCARQLLSQPIKPTAIFASNDCMAAGVLKVSKQLNISVPAMLTIAGYDDTSVSQQVWPAITTVKQPIYQLGKLATKKLINKIKSLDYEKLPSILECDLVLRESASPCSAIPRRILAHEVI; encoded by the coding sequence TTGAATAGCAAAATTACAATTCGGGATGTCGCAAGTTTAGCTAATGTATCGGTTAAGACTGTATCTCGAGTCTTAAATAACGAACCTAATGTTCGCATTGCTATGCAAGAGCGAGTAAATGCGGCGGTTAAGGAGTTAAATTTTAAGCCGAACCCGCAAGCTCGTGGTTTAAGAGGTAATAAATCTTTTATACTTACTTTGATTTATTCTAATCCAAATCCTGACTACATTTTAGAAGTGCAGAAAGGGATTTTAGATCAAGGTCATGAAGATGGTTATAACTTACAAATATTACCATGTGACCATACCAGCGAAAACCTGATTGAAATGGTAACCTCATTTTTAGAGGGGTCACCACAAGATGGTGTGATATTGACTTTACCATTAAGTGACAACCAACAAATCATTGAACTGCTTGAATCAAAAAATATTCCTTATACAAGAATTTCGCCTTTAAACAGCGAAAGTAATTCACCATTTGTCGGTAGCGATGACCAAAAAGCTGCGTATGATATGACCAGGCATTTGATTTCATTAGGTCATACCGACATTGCCTTTATTAAAGGTCACCCTGATCATTCAGATACCCATAAACGCTTATTAGGTTATAAACAAGCTCTCAATGAATACGGGATTAATGCTAATGAACAGTTCATTAAGCAAGGTTATTTCACTTTTGAGTCTGGTGAGTACTGCGCACGACAACTGCTTTCTCAACCTATAAAACCGACCGCAATCTTTGCCAGTAATGATTGTATGGCCGCAGGCGTACTGAAGGTTTCTAAGCAATTAAACATTTCAGTACCAGCAATGCTGACAATTGCTGGATATGATGATACCTCGGTTTCTCAACAAGTATGGCCCGCAATTACAACAGTAAAACAACCGATTTATCAACTCGGTAAGCTTGCAACAAAGAAACTAATCAATAAAATCAAATCCCTAGATTATGAGAAATTGCCTTCGATACTCGAATGTGATTTAGTGTTAAGAGAATCTGCAAGTCCTTGTAGTGCAATACCAAGAAGAATATTAGCCCATGAAGTTATTTAG